A region from the Francisella orientalis FNO12 genome encodes:
- the deoD gene encoding purine-nucleoside phosphorylase: protein MSLPTPHIETLRKEEFAKTVIMPGDPLRAKYIADNYLENVTRVNAVRNMFGYTGTYKGKKVSVMGSGMGMASMGIYAYELFKYYDVDNIIRIGSAGSYKEELKVYDVVLVEESYCESDFVEIVTGDKARDVKSSEELNNDLEESAKRQNIELKKAKAHCTDVFYRKNSDDYKKIIKKYGCDLVEMETAALFATANELGKNASAVVTISDSFITGESTTAQQREQSFTNMMEVALGTITEK, encoded by the coding sequence ATGTCATTACCTACTCCTCATATAGAAACATTAAGGAAAGAAGAATTTGCAAAAACTGTAATTATGCCAGGCGATCCGCTAAGAGCTAAATATATCGCAGATAACTATTTAGAAAATGTTACAAGAGTTAATGCTGTCAGAAATATGTTTGGTTATACAGGTACTTACAAAGGTAAAAAAGTAAGTGTTATGGGTTCTGGTATGGGTATGGCGAGCATGGGCATTTATGCTTATGAGCTTTTTAAATATTATGATGTTGATAATATCATTCGTATTGGCTCAGCTGGTTCATATAAAGAAGAGCTCAAAGTCTATGATGTAGTACTTGTAGAAGAAAGTTACTGTGAATCTGATTTTGTTGAAATTGTAACTGGTGATAAGGCACGCGATGTTAAGTCTTCAGAAGAACTTAATAATGATCTTGAAGAGTCGGCAAAAAGACAAAATATAGAACTTAAAAAAGCAAAAGCACATTGTACCGACGTTTTTTATAGAAAGAATTCTGATGATTACAAAAAGATTATCAAGAAGTATGGTTGTGATTTAGTTGAGATGGAGACTGCTGCTTTATTTGCAACAGCAAATGAGTTGGGTAAAAATGCATCTGCAGTTGTAACGATATCTGACAGCTTTATAACAGGTGAATCAACTACTGCTCAACAAAGAGAGCAATCTTTCACTAACATGATGGAAGTTGCTTTAGGTACTATTACTGAAAAATAG
- a CDS encoding LPP20 family lipoprotein, which produces MRYFKLKLSMLITLSLLTSCCSTNTQKKYDIRTNTDIQQVQKTSYKPSKIEDTNIESIPQWFIANQANTDEVLYSFGSGRTSKKATQNALADMIQRLHVTVSTTTSFTNISNNNKVSQKLIQEISTSSADVTIPNYQVINQSQTNNTFYIEIQINKSQTINDLKDLISSNIKQASQLLSTTYNKSSIYRFNITQQADKNIKIIKSSLRALVVLSPSIDINDYMEALNHIDNELLNVKRTIQIYIDKQNSGFFYSSLEKYLQVNNYIITDNKNSANISISLKLKDYDNQLINNRYCINTTIELQITDNLSSQLAPKQYMIKSCSSKGRESAIDNAIEIFYSQLSNTTKIY; this is translated from the coding sequence ATGAGATATTTTAAGCTAAAGCTGTCTATGTTAATAACATTAAGTCTATTAACATCTTGTTGCTCCACAAATACTCAAAAGAAATATGATATTAGAACAAACACTGATATCCAACAGGTGCAAAAGACTAGCTATAAGCCATCTAAAATAGAAGATACAAATATAGAATCCATTCCACAATGGTTTATAGCAAATCAAGCAAACACAGATGAAGTTTTATATAGTTTTGGTTCAGGCAGAACCTCAAAAAAAGCAACTCAAAATGCTCTAGCAGATATGATCCAAAGACTTCATGTCACTGTGTCAACAACAACAAGTTTCACTAATATTTCTAACAACAATAAGGTATCTCAAAAACTTATCCAAGAGATCTCGACTTCTTCTGCAGATGTTACAATCCCAAATTATCAAGTAATAAATCAATCACAAACAAATAATACATTCTACATAGAAATTCAAATAAATAAATCGCAGACTATAAATGACTTAAAAGATTTAATTAGTAGTAATATCAAACAAGCAAGTCAACTACTCTCCACTACATATAACAAAAGCTCTATTTATAGATTTAATATTACGCAACAAGCAGATAAAAATATCAAAATAATAAAATCAAGCCTAAGAGCACTAGTAGTGTTATCTCCTAGTATTGATATCAATGACTACATGGAAGCTCTAAATCATATAGATAATGAACTTTTAAATGTTAAGCGAACTATACAAATATATATTGATAAACAAAATAGTGGCTTCTTTTATAGCTCTTTAGAAAAATATTTACAAGTAAATAACTATATAATCACAGATAATAAAAATTCTGCAAATATCAGTATATCTCTAAAATTAAAAGACTACGACAACCAATTAATTAACAATCGTTACTGTATCAATACAACTATTGAGCTACAAATAACTGATAATTTATCTAGCCAATTAGCTCCTAAACAATATATGATAAAGTCTTGTTCAAGTAAAGGAAGAGAATCGGCTATAGACAATGCTATTGAAATATTCTATTCTCAACTAAGTAATACTACAAAAATATACTAG
- the secA gene encoding preprotein translocase subunit SecA, with the protein MLNLVQKIIGSRNDRFIKKVSKTVQKINSLESEFEKFSDQELKAKTQEYKDRVAKGEALDNLLPEAFATVREAGKRTKNMRHYDVQLIGGIVLHQGKVAEMRTGEGKTLVATLPAYLNALTGNGVHVITVNDYLAKRDAELMSDIYEFLGLSVGVIVADLNPEQRRESYDCDITYGTNNEFGFDYLRDNMAYDKEQQVQRSRNYVIIDEVDSILIDEARTPLIISGASDDSSEMYNLFNRLVPFLEKQEKEELEEDQEQKDFYVDEKSKKAYLTEKGYAKIESMLKKEGILEEDDNLYSPHNITKMHYLNACLIAHSLYQLNIDYIVRDQEIVIIDESTGRAMPGRRWSDGLHQAIEAKEGVKINAENQTMASITFQNFFKLYNKIAGMTGTADTEAFELHSIYGLEVIIIPTNKPLIRKDHHDEIYGSVREKFDAIVEDIKQRISKGQPVLVGTASIEASEVLSTLLKKKKIRHNVLNAKQHEKEASIIAMAGYPGNVTIATNMAGRGTDIILGGNLEVEIAQLEDPTPEEVVQIKAEWVKRNEVVKNAGGLCIIGSERHDSRRIDNQLRGRAARQGDPGESKFYLSMDDNLLRIFASQSMAERVKKGLKGGESLAFGFMSKVISKAQGKVESYHFDIRKNLLEYDNVVNTQRKVIYEQRQAFLDSDDVSEILTDIRIDVAEQLFHDYVPAGSMHELWDLEVLEKALKSDFMIEIDLQKLYEEDDSLGEEDLKKLVREAIEFEFAEKTKNLEVGAVRQFEKFSLLQSLDSHWREHLSSIDHLRNSINLRGYAQKDPKNEYKKEAFELFSTMLDNFKYEVISSLAKIRIATEEETQRAQEEWKESMSEIKAEHESVIDNSQSEDDKEQEEAPKVQQVKREGPKIKRNDLCPCGSGKKYKQCHGKVE; encoded by the coding sequence ATGTTAAATTTAGTACAGAAAATTATAGGTAGTCGCAACGATAGATTCATCAAAAAAGTTTCTAAAACAGTCCAAAAAATTAACTCTTTAGAGTCTGAGTTTGAGAAATTTAGCGATCAAGAGTTAAAAGCAAAAACTCAAGAATATAAAGATAGAGTAGCAAAAGGTGAAGCGTTAGATAATCTTCTTCCAGAGGCGTTTGCTACAGTTAGGGAAGCTGGCAAGCGTACCAAAAATATGCGTCATTATGATGTGCAGCTTATTGGCGGTATAGTACTTCACCAAGGCAAAGTAGCTGAGATGAGAACAGGTGAAGGTAAAACTTTAGTTGCAACATTACCAGCATATCTAAACGCTTTGACTGGTAATGGGGTGCATGTGATTACAGTTAATGATTACCTTGCAAAGCGTGATGCAGAATTAATGAGTGATATTTATGAATTCCTAGGATTATCAGTAGGTGTGATAGTAGCTGATCTAAATCCTGAGCAACGAAGAGAATCTTATGATTGTGATATTACATATGGAACAAACAATGAGTTTGGTTTTGACTATCTTAGAGATAATATGGCTTATGATAAAGAACAGCAAGTCCAAAGAAGTCGTAACTATGTAATTATAGATGAGGTTGATTCAATTTTAATTGATGAAGCTAGGACTCCTCTTATTATATCTGGGGCATCTGATGATAGTTCGGAGATGTATAATCTTTTCAATAGATTGGTTCCATTTCTAGAAAAGCAAGAAAAGGAAGAGTTAGAAGAGGATCAAGAGCAAAAAGATTTTTATGTTGATGAGAAATCTAAAAAAGCATATTTAACTGAAAAAGGTTATGCAAAAATTGAAAGTATGCTTAAAAAAGAGGGTATCCTTGAAGAAGATGATAATTTGTATAGTCCACATAATATTACAAAAATGCACTATTTAAATGCATGTTTGATAGCTCATTCGTTGTATCAGCTTAATATTGATTATATTGTGCGTGATCAAGAAATTGTTATTATCGATGAAAGTACTGGTAGAGCAATGCCAGGGCGTAGATGGTCAGATGGTTTGCATCAAGCGATAGAAGCTAAAGAGGGTGTCAAAATCAATGCTGAAAATCAGACAATGGCATCTATTACATTCCAGAATTTCTTTAAGCTATATAACAAAATTGCAGGTATGACTGGTACGGCAGATACCGAAGCTTTTGAGCTTCATTCTATTTATGGATTAGAAGTAATAATCATTCCTACTAATAAACCATTAATTAGAAAAGATCATCATGATGAAATCTATGGTAGTGTAAGAGAGAAGTTCGATGCTATCGTTGAGGATATCAAACAAAGAATATCTAAAGGTCAACCAGTGTTAGTTGGTACTGCATCTATTGAAGCATCTGAAGTTCTATCAACTTTACTGAAGAAAAAGAAAATTAGACACAATGTATTAAATGCTAAACAGCATGAGAAAGAAGCTAGTATTATCGCCATGGCAGGTTATCCAGGTAATGTAACGATCGCAACGAATATGGCAGGTCGAGGTACTGATATTATCTTAGGTGGTAATTTGGAAGTTGAAATTGCACAGCTTGAGGATCCTACACCAGAGGAGGTTGTCCAAATTAAGGCAGAATGGGTTAAGCGTAACGAGGTTGTCAAAAATGCAGGTGGATTATGCATTATTGGTTCAGAAAGACATGATTCACGTAGGATTGATAATCAGTTAAGAGGTCGTGCTGCTCGACAAGGTGATCCAGGTGAGAGTAAGTTCTATCTATCAATGGATGATAATCTTTTGAGGATTTTTGCTTCTCAAAGTATGGCTGAAAGAGTTAAGAAAGGTCTAAAAGGTGGTGAATCATTAGCTTTTGGTTTTATGTCAAAAGTTATATCAAAAGCTCAAGGTAAAGTTGAGAGTTATCATTTTGATATCCGTAAAAACTTACTAGAGTATGATAATGTTGTGAATACTCAGCGTAAAGTTATTTATGAGCAAAGACAAGCATTTTTAGATTCTGATGATGTTAGTGAAATTCTTACCGATATTCGTATAGATGTAGCGGAACAGTTATTTCATGACTATGTGCCTGCGGGCTCTATGCATGAGCTATGGGATCTTGAGGTTCTAGAAAAAGCACTTAAGTCTGATTTTATGATAGAGATTGACTTACAAAAGCTTTATGAAGAAGATGATAGTCTAGGAGAAGAAGATCTTAAGAAGCTTGTAAGAGAGGCTATAGAGTTTGAGTTTGCTGAGAAAACTAAAAACTTAGAAGTTGGTGCAGTTAGACAATTTGAGAAGTTCTCATTACTACAGTCATTAGATAGTCACTGGCGTGAGCATTTAAGCTCAATTGATCATCTACGTAATAGTATAAATTTACGTGGTTATGCTCAAAAAGATCCAAAAAATGAGTATAAGAAAGAAGCTTTTGAGTTGTTTTCAACTATGCTAGATAACTTTAAGTATGAGGTTATATCTTCACTTGCTAAGATAAGAATTGCTACAGAAGAAGAAACTCAAAGAGCTCAAGAAGAGTGGAAAGAGTCTATGAGTGAAATCAAAGCTGAGCATGAAAGTGTTATTGATAATAGCCAATCAGAAGATGATAAAGAGCAAGAAGAAGCACCGAAAGTTCAGCAAGTTAAGAGAGAAGGTCCAAAAATAAAAAGAAATGATCTATGTCCTTGCGGTTCGGGTAAGAAATATAAACAATGTCATGGTAAGGTTGAGTAA
- a CDS encoding DNA-3-methyladenine glycosylase I, translating into MNSKNRCFGNKPNQELYASYHDNEWGVPKYDDRELFELLILEGAQAGFNWETILKKRQGYHDAFYNFDLIKVSSMLDSELEVLRDNPNIIRNKLKIYSTRKNAQVVLQIQKEFGSFSDYLWKFVNFKQIKNSWRSHGQVPISTTISEKISKDLKKKGMSFVGPTIIYAYMQAAGLVNDHLVNCWCYTRDI; encoded by the coding sequence ATGAATTCTAAAAATCGTTGCTTTGGTAATAAACCTAATCAAGAACTCTATGCAAGTTATCATGATAATGAATGGGGTGTTCCTAAATATGATGATAGGGAGCTTTTTGAGCTTTTGATATTAGAAGGAGCTCAAGCAGGTTTTAATTGGGAAACTATTTTAAAAAAGCGTCAAGGTTATCATGATGCTTTTTATAATTTTGATCTTATCAAAGTTTCAAGTATGTTAGATTCTGAACTTGAAGTTCTCCGAGACAATCCAAATATTATCCGTAATAAATTGAAAATTTACTCTACTAGAAAAAATGCTCAAGTAGTTCTTCAAATTCAAAAAGAGTTTGGTAGCTTTAGTGATTATCTATGGAAATTTGTTAATTTTAAGCAGATTAAAAATAGCTGGAGATCTCATGGTCAAGTTCCGATATCAACTACTATCAGTGAGAAAATTTCAAAAGATCTTAAGAAAAAGGGAATGAGTTTTGTTGGTCCAACTATTATTTATGCTTATATGCAGGCTGCTGGGCTAGTCAATGATCATCTGGTTAATTGTTGGTGCTATACTAGAGATATATAA
- the rplU gene encoding 50S ribosomal protein L21 has translation MYAIIKNGGKQYKVKEGEVVKLEKFDLGIGKKVEFDTVLMGQTAEGEVKIGAPIVEGAKVVGEVVEQGRNKKVKIMKFRRRKHSMKQQGHRQYFTAVKVSSISL, from the coding sequence ATGTACGCGATAATTAAAAATGGCGGTAAGCAATACAAGGTTAAAGAAGGCGAAGTTGTTAAGCTTGAGAAATTCGATCTTGGAATTGGCAAGAAAGTTGAATTTGATACAGTTTTGATGGGTCAAACAGCGGAAGGAGAAGTTAAAATAGGCGCTCCTATTGTAGAAGGTGCTAAAGTTGTAGGCGAAGTTGTAGAACAAGGTCGTAACAAAAAAGTTAAGATAATGAAGTTCCGTCGTCGTAAGCACAGCATGAAGCAGCAAGGTCACCGTCAGTATTTTACAGCGGTAAAAGTTTCATCTATTAGTTTATAA
- the rpmA gene encoding 50S ribosomal protein L27 has protein sequence MAHKKAGGSTRNGRDSNPKYLGVKRYGGEFVKAGTIILRQRGTKTHPGVNVGCSKDHTLFALKDGTVKFHVGGALNRKFVSINE, from the coding sequence ATGGCTCATAAGAAAGCTGGTGGTAGTACTAGAAACGGAAGAGATTCAAACCCTAAGTATTTAGGTGTTAAAAGATATGGCGGTGAGTTTGTTAAAGCAGGTACAATTATCTTGCGTCAAAGAGGTACTAAGACTCATCCTGGTGTGAATGTTGGTTGTAGTAAAGATCACACTTTATTTGCTCTTAAAGATGGTACTGTTAAGTTCCATGTTGGTGGTGCTTTAAATCGTAAATTCGTTTCAATCAACGAATAA
- a CDS encoding LysE family translocator: MSFYVPLFLFCISSTITPGPNNMMLLISSIRFGVRKTLSHYLGVCLGFPFMVLIIGLGLESIFINHPTLHTVIKVVGGVYMLWLAFKIILSSNFDDEKSSEPLFYSSSIISVDKS; the protein is encoded by the coding sequence ATGAGTTTCTACGTACCTTTGTTTTTATTTTGTATATCATCGACTATTACACCTGGACCAAATAATATGATGTTGTTGATATCATCGATCAGATTTGGTGTGAGAAAGACATTATCTCATTATTTAGGAGTTTGTCTTGGCTTTCCTTTTATGGTTTTAATTATAGGACTTGGCTTAGAGTCAATTTTTATAAATCATCCAACACTACATACAGTGATAAAAGTTGTAGGAGGTGTTTATATGTTGTGGTTAGCTTTTAAGATAATTCTATCATCTAATTTTGATGATGAAAAAAGCAGTGAGCCGTTATTTTACTCAAGCAGCATTATTTCAGTGGATAAATCCTAA
- a CDS encoding ABC transporter permease, translating to MRKFSFSSIMLVFGLVFLYIPLVILVVFSFSDSQIINLWGGFTFDWYHEVINDEDIINATFTSLKIATITSIIATILGTIVAYAMARFKFFRSRSFLYGLVATPLVLPDIILGVALLLMFSTLQHLIGWPHERGTTTVVIAHVTMCTAYVAIVMQSRIASVDISLEEAALDLGAGPIETFFKITLPQLIPALFTSALLTFTLSIDDLVVTEFVAGSDNPTLPMYIYSTVKNGPTPEINALATIMIAIIIIGVLLGMFISAKFQKRQG from the coding sequence ATGAGAAAATTTTCATTTAGTAGCATAATGCTTGTATTTGGCTTGGTATTTTTATACATACCTCTAGTAATCCTAGTAGTTTTCTCATTTAGTGACTCTCAGATTATAAACTTATGGGGTGGCTTTACTTTTGACTGGTATCATGAAGTAATTAATGATGAAGATATTATAAATGCCACTTTTACTAGCCTAAAGATAGCAACAATAACATCAATTATTGCAACAATACTTGGAACTATAGTAGCCTACGCTATGGCTAGATTTAAATTTTTTAGATCGAGAAGTTTTTTATATGGTCTTGTAGCAACTCCTCTTGTTTTGCCTGATATCATTCTTGGTGTAGCTCTATTACTAATGTTCTCGACATTACAACATCTTATCGGTTGGCCTCATGAGAGAGGAACTACTACGGTAGTTATAGCCCATGTAACAATGTGTACAGCTTATGTTGCCATAGTAATGCAATCACGTATAGCTAGTGTAGATATATCATTAGAAGAAGCTGCTCTAGATCTAGGTGCTGGCCCTATAGAGACTTTCTTTAAAATAACTTTACCTCAACTTATACCCGCATTGTTTACATCAGCATTACTTACATTTACATTATCTATTGATGATTTAGTTGTCACAGAGTTTGTAGCTGGTAGTGATAACCCTACTCTACCAATGTATATTTACTCAACTGTCAAAAATGGTCCTACTCCTGAAATAAATGCTCTAGCGACAATTATGATAGCAATTATTATAATAGGCGTATTACTTGGTATGTTTATTTCTGCTAAATTCCAAAAAAGACAAGGCTAA
- a CDS encoding ABC transporter permease has product MQNLEKSFRHTLVYLVPFVWFMVFLLIPFLFVIGISFTLPADGTPPVTSLMQFKDSTVNFTLYLNNYIELIHYNLIFISLLKSFKVAFITTALCILIGYPMALALSRAKKNTQIFFLVLIIIPYWTSFLLRTYAWVTLLGNHALNQFLMDLGLSSMALLYNDFSMYLGMVYCYLPFLILPLYSTLIKIDPSIYDAAEDLGSKPINSFFKITLPLSMPGLIAGSLLIFIPAIGEVVVPQIMGGMNSLMIGNVIWEEFFTSNNWGMSAAISVVLIVVLVLPILWMQRIQAKRTFV; this is encoded by the coding sequence ATGCAAAACTTAGAGAAAAGCTTTAGACATACTTTAGTGTACTTAGTTCCTTTTGTATGGTTTATGGTATTTTTGCTTATACCATTCTTATTTGTTATAGGTATCAGTTTTACTTTACCAGCAGATGGTACTCCACCAGTTACTTCTTTGATGCAATTCAAAGACTCAACTGTAAACTTTACCCTATATCTGAATAATTATATTGAATTAATTCATTACAATCTTATATTTATATCATTACTTAAATCTTTTAAGGTTGCCTTCATAACTACTGCCTTATGTATCTTAATTGGCTACCCTATGGCTTTAGCACTATCTAGAGCTAAAAAAAACACTCAAATCTTCTTCTTAGTCTTGATTATTATTCCATACTGGACTTCATTTTTACTTAGAACTTACGCTTGGGTAACATTACTAGGCAATCATGCTCTTAATCAATTCCTAATGGATCTAGGTCTATCAAGTATGGCTTTGTTATATAATGATTTTTCAATGTATCTAGGTATGGTTTATTGTTATTTACCATTTTTGATATTACCACTTTATAGCACATTGATAAAAATTGATCCTAGTATATATGATGCAGCGGAAGACCTAGGTTCTAAACCAATAAACTCGTTCTTTAAGATAACTCTGCCATTATCTATGCCTGGCCTGATTGCCGGTAGCTTGTTAATATTTATTCCGGCTATTGGTGAAGTAGTAGTACCACAGATCATGGGTGGGATGAATTCATTAATGATAGGAAATGTTATTTGGGAAGAGTTCTTCACATCTAACAACTGGGGTATGTCTGCTGCAATATCTGTAGTACTAATAGTCGTACTAGTATTACCTATTCTGTGGATGCAACGTATACAAGCTAAGAGAACTTTTGTTTAG
- a CDS encoding ABC transporter ATP-binding protein — MQKSSKKPLVSIKNLSKQFDDGHLAVDSVNLDVYPKAFFSLLGGSGSGKSTLLRMLAGFERPTDGKIIIDGVDMSNTPPYKRPVNMMFQSYALFPHMNVKQNIMFGLKQEKSLKKEEIEKATDAALKIIKMDHLAKRKPHQLSGGQRQRVALARCLAKRPKLILLDEPLSALDKNLRDQMQFELVDIQEQTGSTFIMVTHDQEEAMTMSTRIGIMTDGWLEQVSTPSEIYEFPKSRFVANFIGKSTIFEGRVEAVSRTRSIITSEQAGTNFVLRRNIEAIEDQEIWVGLRPEKIVISKDKPEDYNPNKPVNCIKGIVEDIAYMGGLSTYHVRTANGNIIKSTDFNIERNADHPSWDDEVYLTWESENIMVLYS; from the coding sequence ATGCAAAAATCTTCAAAAAAACCTTTGGTTTCTATAAAGAACCTTTCGAAGCAGTTTGATGATGGTCATTTAGCTGTTGACTCTGTTAATCTTGATGTTTATCCAAAAGCGTTTTTTTCTTTGCTAGGCGGATCAGGAAGTGGTAAAAGTACTCTTCTTAGAATGCTAGCGGGCTTTGAAAGACCTACTGATGGCAAGATAATTATTGATGGTGTAGATATGTCTAATACTCCACCATACAAAAGACCTGTTAATATGATGTTTCAATCATACGCTCTTTTTCCGCATATGAATGTTAAACAAAATATTATGTTTGGTTTAAAGCAAGAGAAATCTCTAAAAAAAGAAGAAATAGAAAAAGCTACTGATGCTGCTCTAAAAATCATAAAAATGGATCATCTTGCTAAAAGAAAACCACATCAATTATCCGGTGGACAACGTCAGCGTGTAGCTCTAGCAAGATGTTTAGCAAAAAGACCTAAATTGATTCTCCTAGATGAACCGTTATCCGCGCTAGATAAAAACTTGCGTGATCAAATGCAGTTTGAACTTGTAGATATTCAAGAACAGACAGGTAGCACATTTATAATGGTAACTCATGATCAAGAAGAAGCTATGACAATGTCTACTCGAATAGGTATCATGACTGATGGCTGGTTAGAACAAGTAAGCACTCCTTCTGAAATTTATGAGTTCCCTAAAAGTCGATTTGTAGCTAATTTTATTGGTAAAAGTACAATTTTTGAAGGTCGCGTAGAAGCAGTAAGTAGAACTCGAAGTATTATAACTTCAGAGCAAGCTGGTACTAATTTTGTATTAAGAAGAAATATAGAAGCTATTGAAGATCAAGAAATCTGGGTTGGATTACGTCCTGAAAAAATAGTTATAAGTAAAGACAAACCAGAAGATTATAACCCTAACAAACCTGTGAATTGTATTAAAGGTATTGTTGAAGATATCGCTTATATGGGAGGGTTATCTACTTACCATGTTAGGACTGCTAATGGCAATATTATTAAGTCTACTGACTTCAATATTGAGAGAAATGCAGATCATCCTTCTTGGGATGATGAAGTATATCTCACTTGGGAATCAGAAAATATTATGGTGTTATATTCATAA
- a CDS encoding carotenoid oxygenase family protein, protein MKNLLDYILKPEISNLPDWFDGKLLRVGPAKFEYGNIKLYHWFDGLAMLYSFGCNDKEIYFSNKYLRSEQYLATTKGRMKFDEFGTVAPYKIC, encoded by the coding sequence ATGAAGAATTTACTAGATTATATATTGAAACCTGAAATATCAAATTTACCTGATTGGTTTGATGGAAAGCTTTTGAGAGTCGGACCAGCTAAGTTTGAATATGGAAATATTAAATTGTATCATTGGTTTGATGGATTAGCTATGCTGTATAGCTTTGGATGTAATGATAAGGAAATTTATTTTTCAAATAAATACTTACGATCTGAGCAATATCTAGCTACCACTAAAGGACGTATGAAGTTCGATGAGTTTGGTACAGTTGCGCCTTATAAAATTTGCTAG
- a CDS encoding carotenoid oxygenase family protein yields MSKKCKYTIYKIAKNSSERIKIYEFYDNQFIYNHMLFLTENYVVLYLGPLRANPLDFLTNPISEVISHDLNAKCKLVLINRKTHKVSMSDISSIVFLHSVNAFEENNKIYLDFIEYIDNLEPYKKYYFKNIEEGDCKLKTQFTRIIVDVNCNSIDRKMVTTLNVEFPRINEKFLVKNYRYVYLAKRTTQGEFFNSIIKIDLSNNDIFEYCFGNNFVSEPIFIANPQAQTEDDGLIFVNVVDTDKKLSYIVYLNATDLSLVYKTYLPILIPPALHGVYLK; encoded by the coding sequence ATATCAAAAAAATGTAAATATACTATTTATAAAATTGCTAAAAATTCTTCAGAAAGAATAAAAATATATGAGTTCTATGATAATCAATTTATATATAACCATATGCTATTTCTTACAGAGAACTATGTTGTTTTATATTTAGGTCCATTAAGAGCAAATCCACTTGATTTTTTGACTAACCCTATTTCAGAGGTGATCTCGCATGATCTAAATGCAAAGTGTAAATTAGTGCTTATCAATCGAAAAACACATAAAGTGAGCATGTCGGATATTTCAAGTATAGTTTTTCTTCATAGTGTTAATGCTTTTGAAGAAAATAATAAGATATATTTAGACTTTATTGAGTATATCGATAATCTTGAACCATATAAGAAATACTATTTTAAAAATATTGAAGAGGGTGATTGTAAATTAAAGACGCAATTTACACGAATTATTGTTGATGTTAATTGTAATTCTATAGACAGAAAAATGGTTACTACTCTTAATGTAGAGTTTCCAAGGATTAATGAGAAATTTCTAGTAAAAAACTATCGTTATGTTTATCTTGCTAAGCGTACAACTCAAGGAGAATTTTTTAATAGCATAATAAAAATAGATTTATCAAATAATGATATTTTTGAATACTGCTTTGGAAATAATTTTGTCTCAGAACCTATATTTATAGCTAATCCACAAGCTCAAACTGAAGATGATGGTCTTATATTTGTAAATGTTGTCGATACGGACAAGAAACTTAGTTATATTGTCTATTTAAATGCAACTGATTTAAGTTTAGTATATAAAACATATTTGCCAATCTTAATTCCACCAGCTCTGCATGGGGTATACTTAAAGTAG
- a CDS encoding HAD-IB family phosphatase, which yields MKNVIFDFDSILIKKESLELILEPLLKQILSKLKEIEHITNLGMQGDICFRESLERRLAIASLTKQSIKDFADKYCPDLLTNGIKKIIETLRNKGYQIWIFSGGLTESIEPFTDYLHIPRDNIFAVDIVWNEDGSFKTLDNSNGSCDSKLSAFDKVKDLINGEIIAIGDGYTDYQLYESGYANKFIAYFEHVEREKVSQLSKYIARNVGDLELLFF from the coding sequence ATGAAAAATGTAATTTTTGATTTTGATTCAATATTGATTAAAAAAGAATCATTAGAGTTGATCTTAGAGCCATTATTAAAACAAATTCTTTCAAAGCTAAAAGAAATTGAGCATATTACCAATTTAGGTATGCAAGGAGACATTTGTTTTAGAGAATCTCTTGAAAGAAGATTAGCTATTGCAAGTCTAACAAAGCAAAGTATCAAAGATTTTGCAGACAAGTATTGTCCTGATTTATTGACAAATGGTATCAAAAAAATAATCGAAACACTTAGAAATAAAGGTTATCAGATATGGATTTTTAGTGGTGGATTAACTGAGAGTATCGAGCCATTTACAGATTATTTGCATATTCCACGAGACAATATATTTGCAGTAGATATTGTTTGGAATGAAGATGGAAGCTTTAAGACTCTGGATAACTCTAATGGATCATGTGATTCAAAGTTAAGTGCTTTTGATAAAGTCAAAGATTTGATAAATGGTGAAATTATAGCTATTGGTGATGGTTATACAGATTATCAGTTATATGAAAGCGGTTATGCTAATAAGTTCATAGCGTATTTTGAACATGTTGAAAGAGAAAAAGTTTCACAATTATCTAAATATATAGCTAGAAATGTAGGTGATTTAGAGCTATTGTTTTTCTAA